A single region of the Salvia miltiorrhiza cultivar Shanhuang (shh) chromosome 8, IMPLAD_Smil_shh, whole genome shotgun sequence genome encodes:
- the LOC131000675 gene encoding isovaleryl-CoA dehydrogenase, mitochondrial: MQKLFAARSLASSLFRRTHRSAAFSTSLLFDDTQKQFKESVSQFAQENIAPHAAEIDRSNYLPKDVNLWKLMGDFNLHGITAPEEYGGLGLGYIYHCIAMEEISRASGSVGLSYGAHSNLCINQLVRNGTPAQKQKYLPKLISGEHVGALAMSEPNAGSDVVSMKCKADRAKGGYILNGNKMWCTNGPVAETLVVYAKTDMAAHSKGITAFIIEKDMPGFSTAQKLDKLGMRGSDTCELVFENCFVPEENILGQEGKGVYVMMSGLDLERLVLAAGPLGIMQACLDVVLPYVKQREQFGRPIGEFQFIQGKIADMYTSLQSSRSYVYSVARDCDSGIINPKDCAGVILCAAERATQVALQAIQCLGGNGYVNEYPTGRFLRDAKLYEIGAGTSEIRRMIIGRELFKEQ, translated from the exons ATGCAGAAATTGTTTGCAGCGAGGTCCCTCGCTTCTTCATTATTCAGAAGAACCCACCGTTCCGCAGCTTTCTCCACATCTCTCCTCTTTGACGATACCCAGAAACAG TTTAAAGAAAGCGTGTCTCAGTTTGCTCAAGAAAACATTGCACCTCATGCCGCAGAGATCGACAGATCTAATTACTTACCAAAG GATGTTAACCTGTGGAAATTGATGGGAGATTTTAACCTCCATGGGATCACAGCTCCAG AGGAATATGGAGGGCTCGGCCTTGGCTATATATACCATTGTATAGCTATGGAGGAAATTAGCCGTGCCTCCGGGTCAGTTGGTCTTTCATATGGTGCACATTCTAACCTATGCATAAATCAATTG GTGAGGAATGGGACTCCTGCACAGAAGCAAAAGTACTTGCCAAAG CTAATAAGCGGGGAGCATGTAGGAGCTCTTGCAATGAGTGAACCTAATG CTGGCTCCGACGTAGTTAGCATGAAATGCAAAGCTGATCGTGCTAAAGGTGGTTACATTCTGAATGGGAACAAGATGTGGTGCACTAATGGTCCTGTTGCCGAGACATTG GTTGTCTATGCAAAAACAGATATGGCTGCTCACTCAAAAGGAATCACAGCATTTATCATAGAGAAGGATATGCCTGG ATTTAGCACCGCCCAGAAACTGGACAAACTTGGGATGCGTGGAAGTGATAC ATGCGAGCTAGTGTTTGAAAATTGCTTTGTTCCTGAAGAAAACATTCTGGGCCAGGAGGGGAAAG GAGTTTATGTCATGATGTCGGGGTTAGATCTGGAGAGGCTTGTTTTGGCAGCAGGCCCTCTAGGAATCATGCAGGCATGTCTTGATGTTGTTCTTCCCTATGTCAAACAGCGAGAACAATTTGGCCGACCAATTGGGGAATTTCAATTTATACAG GGAAAGATTGCTGATATGTATACTTCATTACAGTCTTCAAG GTCATATGTATACTCCGTTGCTAGGGACTGCGACAGTGGAATTATTAATCCAAAG GACTGTGCTGGTGTCATACTTTGTGCAGCTGAAAGAGCTACACAAGTTGCTCTTCAG GCGATTCAGTGTCTGGGTGGCAATGGCTACGTAAATGAATACCCGACTGGGCGTTTCCTGAGGGATGCCAAATTATACGAGATTGGAGCTGGAACGAGTGAAATTCGAAGAATGATTATTGGCCGTGAACTCTTCAAGGAACAGTGA
- the LOC131000676 gene encoding uncharacterized protein LOC131000676: MEQIKHKVNITGKENIIEIINDVLKGDNVYRELQESVFSDFLKLPSRISRSGQCLHFMISRQIAGQSNPDETALFFIVDDYVTRFSRIEFFFMTGLKFGSSNFNPYADHIILENSFYQRVLGGREISPNKLREMFMTRGLGEHKADYVKAAKMLLVTDLIFGYDGTNSRIPDWLWVLLEDTTAWEEFPWGSMSFQMTIHAINKVRSTPAANASYHLTGNTLAFLAWMYCALPKLGKDIGERKPSKVFPRMLRFTYTNNRRRPEAGEQVHFSLKPTEEEKQHKHWASIEEEGTPFILQYSPTADGSKKRAKKMAARYEGVRMIQEQRIESEGEGRNQQQQEHQQQQHQQQQQGEAVMTFTSSEMKQFIEKVGESAAKRARIEFVEHFNREELINDIADCVVSKLRQRQQYRPPQEVASTAEWMAHCETEERFYRQVWGTPAFMPTPTPTPTPPANADIEAGISAAAAAPATAQHEAGTSAAVAAATASPPQQLGQIRPNRMRMPSAACKSPFQRDDVRGTNFLRYLRSKEAEQRNVGLPYLVDKNWFGLIKKTTEKLDSQSIDSYLAVLAAKPELAGFEGIEFPANIAITGTMFSATIDQVWNELHGKDPKGTTYDPKSEEIIQEEQMKRLCLFAVGKEPRWGEYVKKWNDVEKLIMIVHFNDHWATCLVNFTDHELTIYDSNQHKFDDIHLDIRQCAFLPICRIIPQILKKIGYYEKRNVDRKYTEWIYSYPYDGSNNLKQLDSVSCGVLSIKYVEMMLTGKFVEKNMSKAGLKTFREKIAESIYKFSTDASTFEPLEDEDEQEDAGEGEDDGEGVAAANLRE, translated from the exons ATGGAGCAAATAAAACACAAGGTCAACATTACGGGCAAGGAGAACATTATTGAAATCATAAACGATGTTTTAAAGGGTGACAATGTATACCGTGAGCTGCAAGAGTCTGTTTTCAGCGATTTCCTAAAACTGCCATCCCGCATATCACGATCAGGCCAATGCTTGCATTTCATGATATCAAGACAGATAGCAGGACAATCAAATCCGGATGAGACGGCGTTGTTTTTTATCGTGGATGACTATGTGACGAGGTTTTCCAggattgagtttttttttatgacaGGATTGAAATTTGGGTCAAGCAACTTTAACCCCTATGCAGATCACATCATACTTGAGAATTCTTTTTATCAGAGAGTTCTTGGCGGTAGGGAAATTTCCCCCAACAAATTGAGGGAGATGTTTATGACCCGAGGTTTGGGTGAGCATAAAGCGGACTACGTTAAGGCAGCAAAGATGCTACTAGTGACGGATCTGATATTTGGCTATGATGGTACGAATTCCAGAATTCCGGATTGGCTCTGGGTGCTTTTGGAGGACACAACAGCATGGGAGGAATTCCCATGGGGCAGCATGTCATTTCAGATGACAATTCATGCAATCAACAAGGTGAGAAGCACTCCAGCAGCAAATGCATCATATCATCTAACCGGGAACACTCTTGCCTTCTTG GCTTGGATGTATTGTGCTCTCCCAAAGCTGGGAAAGGATATCGGAGAAAGAAAACCCTCAAAAGTATTCCCTCGGATGCTGAGGTTCACCTACACTAACAATCGCAGGAGACCGGAAGCTGGCGAACAG GTTCATTTTTCACTGAAACCAACAGAAGAGGAAAAGCAACATAAACACTGGGCATCTATTGAAGAAGAAGGAACACCATTCATTTTGCAGTACAGTCCCACTGCGGATGGCAGCAAGAAGAGAGCAAAGAAAATGGCCGCGAGGTATGAGGGGGTCAGAATGATTCAAGAACAAAGGATAGAGAGCGAAGGAGAAGGAAGAAACCAGCAACAGCAAGAGCATCAACAACAgcaacatcaacaacaacagcagGGAGAGGCTGTGATGACATTCACATCCTCGGAAATGAAGCAATTTATTGAAAAAGTGGGAGAAAGCGCAGCAAAGAGAGCGCGCATTGAATTTGTTGAACATTTCAATCGGGAAGAGCTGATAAATGACATAGCTGACTGCGTCGTTAGCAAATTGCGTCAAAGACAGCAATATAGGCCACCACAAGAG GTTGCAAGCACAGCAGAATGGATGGCGCACTGTGAAACTGAGGAGAGATTTTACCGCCAAGTATGGGGAACACCGGCTTTTATGCCAACACCAACACCAACACCCACACCACCAGCAAATGCAGACATTGAAGCCGGAATATCAGCCGCAGCGGCAGCACCAGCAACCGCACAACATGAAGCAGGAACATCTGCAGCAGTGGCAGCAGCAACAGCATCCCCGCCTCAACAATTGGGGCAAATCAGACCAAACAGGATGAGGATGCCATCTGCAGCATGTAAAAGTCCATTCCAGCGTGATGATGTCAGAGGAACAAATTTTCTTAGGTACCTGAGGAGCAAAGAAGCTGAACA GAGGAATGTGGGTTTGCCATATCTGGTGGACAAAAATTGGTTTGGTCTGATAAAGAAGACTACCGAAAAGCTAGACAGTCAAAGCATAGACTCTTACCTTGCCGTGCTAGCAGCAAAACCAGAGTTGGCTGGTTTTGAAGGAATTGAATTCCCTGCAAACATTGCCATCACAGGCACAATGTTCTCG GCTACCATAGACCAAGTATGGAATGAATTACATGGAAAAGATCCGAAAGGCACAACATATGACCCAAAAAGCGAAGAGATCATACAAGAGGAACAAATGAAGAGGCTATGCTTGTTTGCAGTGGGGAAAGAGCCACGATGGGGGGAGTATGTCAAGAAATGGAACGATGTTGAGAAG CTCATCATGATTGTTCACTTCAACGATCACTGGGCCACCTGTTTGGTGAATTTCACGGACCATGAGTTGACGATATATGACTCCAATCAGCACAAGTTCGATGATATCCATCTCGATATACGTCAATGTGCTTTCTTGCCAATCTGCAGGATTATACCACAGATCCTCAAGAAGATTGGCTATTATGAGAAGCGCAATGTGGATAGGAAATACACAGAATGGATATATTCCTACCCATACGATGGATCGAACAATCTGAAACAACTGGATAGCGTAAGTTGTGGGGTTCTGTCTATTAAGTATGTCGAGATGATGCTTACTGGAAAGTTCGTTGAAAAGAACATGAGCAAGGCGGGGCTTAAAACATTCCGTGAAAAGATAGCAGAAAGCATCTACAAATTCAGCACGGATGCAAGTACCTTTGAGCCCTTGGAAGATGAAGATGAACAAGAGGATGCCGGTGAAGGCGAAGATGACGGTGAAGGCGTTGCGGCAGCCAATCTTCGTGAATGA